One Drosophila willistoni isolate 14030-0811.24 chromosome 2R unlocalized genomic scaffold, UCI_dwil_1.1 Seg167, whole genome shotgun sequence DNA segment encodes these proteins:
- the LOC6644443 gene encoding flocculation protein FLO11 isoform X2, which produces MLCVAPKFLYIGFVRTFMSKKDSEDVPQTPSTDTVPEGSFNEVDGTAENLTKLSSEAEHGQETRETTTTPLIQTTLPKARSANSTPATNSNYSSLPCCGARASSNLVGTSVANSSSGLEANNHRTGSCNGSGERNALGIDISAVHNAVLRGNLAKLPEPIVNEHPVTIYPGPSAKAGGGNGGGEGARSKRLLNSVEKHKEVCHMLNPHSNSTSTSSASASSGSGSGSGSGSSSEASPSASNLNVGKLGKKDDDYSEDSLEESTISTDLTPVKQNGVAWEIHFKSNKKKSSGSKKTSGASNKKHQQQQQQQRSSNQLADFNNSFVYNEQSMLGKGTFVIRRSTAKKPPRAAEIFSIPKPPRTSLSGGIGGGAGAISNEFYTSDSEQSESASLPPAPAPAPAPQQPQAQPSTAPSEMNFIYKECEAAAAHTRRGLEIAAAHRAALSLDIAEAPDQFAHNKPIKSKTAMLTEKRLSAESMPDNTSSSEEFDETRLNGNSGYDMYAYNANDQRVSNATTPHTDLAPTLEEDEELSDFSYGCAPLKQIEHNISALLRGDLPIVGQQATGISNGVGAAAVGASSAAAEALHAKRVLEFRPGVHKSESAKEMLLSQLPALGPLPPSPPSSNPDMFDYDAPLPPSPVEPRKQLELPATAASAAPPNRGTTVVEVHATASGAAVHSNSHTRRSRDNVAAVRHFTDELPPPPAPAHQSASFAEGLTGVPIVPPHRGSGAAGANTMKSWSIDSQYRKRSPKLFGHYSSGSGITTPTGLGQMPPLPPPPVPHMGTIGSCGEGATGSYQRRYINYGTKRSLKQSPREEHRLQTSCSLPETPIFARGCDIPRTPYRRQNEPVPVSGSRTAPRSSTSNSINMGTSILGIGGGNYGTAQICRQRSINHALASNEMLRMTGAPARGWYPKQRGLRPASTENIDRLASVRVWDNPAGMSGTGQSRKPLTLPPNLTPSFLNKSPREALRRVTSLLITKKKNNKERKHKAYCDQPMDDNNSKHAYEFETGSTKRKDNASRKDNGATPKTKKKGLFKSLWKRTKTASLDQ; this is translated from the exons CATGTCCAAGAAAGACTCGGAAGATGTTCCGCAGACACCCAGCACAGACACCGTACCCGAAGGCAGTTTCAATGAAGTCGACGGCACAGCCGAAAATCTAACGAAATTATCATCCGAGGCGGAGCATGGTCAGGAAACAAGGGAAACAACAACGACGCCGCTTATACAGACAACGCTG CCCAAGGCACGTAGTGCCAACTCGACGCCAGCCACCAACTCAAACTACTCGAGTCTACCGTGCTGTGGGGCAAGGGCCTCATCCAATTTGGTTGGCACTTCCGTGGCAAATTCCTCTAGTGGATTGGAGGCCAACAATCATCGCACCGGCAGCTGCAATGGCAGTGGTGAACGAAATGCACTGGGCATTGATATTAGTGCTGTGCATAATGCTGTGTTACGTGGCAACCTGGCCAAATTGCCTGAACCTATCGTAAATGAACATCCGGTTACCATTTATCCGGGTCCATCGGCCAAAGCAGGCGGTGGCAACGGTGGCGGCGAGGGCGCACGTAGTAAACGTTTATTGAATTCGGTTGAAAAACACAAGGAAGTTTGTCACATGTTGAATCCACATTCCAATAGCACGTCAACAtcatcggcatcggcatcgtctgggtctgggtctgggtctggCTCTGGTTCGAGTAGTGAGGCATCGCCATCGGCCTCCAATTTGAATGTGGGAAAATTGGGTAAAAAGGATGATGACTACTCGGAAGACTCGCTGGAAGAGTCAACCATTTCCACAGATCTAACACCAGTCAAACAGAATGGTGTTGCCTGGGAAATACATTTCAAGAgcaataaaaagaaatcatCCGGTTCAAAAAAGACATCCGGTGCATCAAACAAAAAG catcagcaacaacaacaacaacaacgttcCAGCAATCAATTGGCCGACTTTAACAATAGTTTCGTCTACAACGAGCAGAGTATGCTGGGCAAGGGAACTTTTGTTATACGCCGCTCCACGGCCAAGAAACCGCCGCGTGCTGCTGAAATTTTTAGTATACCAAAACCACCGCGTACATCGTTAAGCGGGGGGATTGGTGGCGGAGCTGGAGCCATAAGCAATGAGTTCTATACCAGCGACAGTGAACAAAGCGAATCTGCATCTCTGCCACCAGCACCGGCACCTGCTCCTGCACCACAACAACCACAAGCACAGCCATCGACGGCTCCGTCCGAGATGAATTTCATTTACAAGGAATGCGAAGCTGCTGCAGCTCATACCAGACGCGGCTTGGAAATAGCCGCTGCTCATCGTGCTGCTCTCTCGCTGGACATAGCCGAGGCACCCGATCAGTTTGCTCACAATAAACCCATCAAAAGCAAAACGGCCATGTTAACCGAAAAACGTTTGAGTGCCGAATCCATGCCGGACAATACATCGAGCAGCGAAGAGTTTGATGAGACACGTTTGAATGGAAACAGTGGCTAcgatatgtatgcatataatGCAAATG ATCAACGTGTTTCGAATGCCACAACGCCTCACACCGATTTGGCACCCACTTTGGAAGAGGACGAAGAGTTATCCGATTTTAGTTACGGCTGTGCCCCACTCAAACAGATCGAGCATAACATCAGCGCCCTGTTACGCGGTGATCTGCCCATTGTGGGTCAACAGGCAACGGGCATAAGTAATGGAGTGGGTGCCGCTGCAGTTGGTGCCTCTTCTGCTGCAGCAGAAGCTTTGCATGCCAAGCGAGTGCTTGAATTTCGACCTGGTGTGCACAAATCCGAGAGTGCCAAAGAGATGTTGTTATCTCAGTTGCCCGCTTTGGGACCTTTGCCACCATCGCCACCCAGTTCCAATCCGGATATGTTTGATTACGACGCTCCGTTGCCGCCGTCGCCGGTGGAGCCACGCAAGCAACTGGAACTGCCAGCAACGGCTGCTTCTGCAGCGCCACCCAATCGTGGCACCACTGTGGTAGAGGTGCATGCCACTGCATCGGGAGCTGCTGTCCATAGCAATAGCCATACGCGCCGTAGCCGGGATAATGTGGCTGCAGTACGTCATTTCACTGATGAGCTACCCCCGCCACCGGCACCGGCCCATCAATCAGCCAGCTTTGCCGAGGGTCTTACCGGAGTTCCCATTGTTCCGCCACATCGTGGCAGCGGTGCTGCTGGTGCCAATACAATGAAGTCTTGGAGCATTGACTCACAATACCGCAAACGATCACCGAAACTATTCGGACACTAtagcagtggcagtggcataACCACACCCACTGGCCTGGGACAGATGCCACCGTTACCACCGCCCCCAGTGCCCCATATGGGTACAATTGGATCGTGTGGCGAAGGCGCCACCGGTTCCTATCAACGCAGGTACATCAACTATGGCACCAAACGCAGTTTGAAACAATCGCCGCGTGAAGAGCATCGCCTGCAAACCTCATGTAGTCTTCCTGAAACGCCAATCTTTGCCAGAGG CTGTGACATACCACGTACGCCATATCGACGCCAAAATGAGCCTGTGCCAGTGAGTGGCTCACGAACAGCTCCAAGATCCAGTACATCGAATAGCATTAATATGGGCACTTCCATTTTGGGAATTGGTG GTGGCAATTATGGCACTGCCCAGATCTGTCGCCAACGTTCGATCAATCATGCCTTGGCCTCGAATGAGATGTTACGTATGACTGGTGCACCGGCACGTGGTTGGTATCCGAAACAACGTGGCTTACGTCCCGCATCGACCGAAAATATTGATCGTTTGGCCTCTGTTCGTGTCTGGGACAATCCGGCTGGTATGTCCGGTACAGGACAATCGCGAAAACCTCTAACATTGCCACCAAATTTAACGCCatcatttttaaataaatcacCCCGCGAGGCATTGCGTCGTGTCACCAGTTTGCTTATTACCAAGAAGA AGAACAATAAGGAGCGCAAGCATAAGGCATATTGCGATCAACCCATGGATGATAATAATAGCAAGCATGCCTATGAATTTGAAACGG GTTCAACTAAACGCAAGGATAATGCCAGTCGTAAGGATAATGGAGCTACACccaaaactaaaaagaaaGGTCTATTTAAATCTCTATGGAAACGCACGAAAACTGCCTCGCTGGATCAATAG